CTTGTTGCTAATTAGAGCCAAATATgcccatctttttttttttcttccccatGGGCTTTGATCTTCATTCTATTTCTAGACTTTTCCAGCACCATGGATGAATCAAGGCATTTGCCATGAATTAATATTCTAACTTAGAATTAATGAACAGTCAATAAGTGTGATGTCTTGTTAGtttcaaggaaaataataataataataattagtaatgctagtaataataatgattgaaaCAAAGACTAGGAAGtggttttcataaaattttcagagtcctaattttttttctttatatttgtatttttcattataaGTTCAAATGATTCTAATTTCTAACTTGAAATCATCCCTTTGTGTTAGAGTTAGAATTAGATTGAAATAGTTTCAATAGATGATACTAGGCTTGTTGGAGGcgtaaaattgaattgaaactTTAATGTTTCCTATTTAGACATGCAAGTAGAACAAGAGTGAGAAAATAATAGATTTAGACATGCAACTAGAAcaagaggaagaaaataattatacagtAGAAAAAAGCCAAGAAAAAAGGTTTTCATACAAAGGCTACACAAAGAAGTTAAGAGAGCTTACGATGAAGTGAAGATATTGAACGACTTGTTATCACTGGTGGTTAAACATGCCCATTTTCTTGCTCTTGAGCTTGAATCGTTTATTCTGTTTCTAGATTTTATACTTCCATAGAGAAGTAAAAGGCTTACAATGGAATGGAGAGGTTAAGAGGCTTATAGTGAAGTTATTTCTAGATTTTCTACTTCCAAATAACTAAGAGACTTGTTTTTATCACAAAATCTGGAGATATTGTGCTTCCATAGAGAAATTAAGAAGTAAATAAGAAGTAGAAAAATTAAGAGGCTTACAAGAAGTGATGAAGTTAAGAGACTTATAATGGAGTGGAGATGATAAATGACCAACAATAGTTAGAGTTAAAGATGCTTATAGTTTTTGTGCCTCTATAGATGAACAAACGCATTTGTCATGAATCAATGACCTAACCTATAATTAATGAACAATTAAGTATGTTGTTTTGTCAATTTCaagaatgatgatgatgataataattttagtcaTTAAAATGTCTCCTAGTTTTAATAGGATTATAATGGAGTGGAGATGGGTGAGAAAAGTAGAAGTTAAGAGATTTATAATGGAGTGAAGATGATGAATGACCATTAGGAGTTAGGATGAACAACCATATTTGACTTAACCTAGAATTAACGAACAATTAAGTATGTTGATTTGTTGATTTCAAGgatgatgatgacgatgatAATTTTAGCCATTAAAACGTCTCCTAGTTTTAAGAGGATTACAATGGAGTGGAGATGGgtgagaaaatgagaagttaaGAGATTTACAATGGAGTGAAGATGATGAACGACCATCAGGAGTTAGGATGAACAACTTTATTTGACCTAACCTAGAATTAATGAACAAATAAGTATGTTGTTTTGTTGATTTCAAGGATGATGATGACAATGATAATTTTAGTCATTAAAATGTCTCCTAGTTTTAAGAGGATTACAATGGAGTGGAGATGGGTGAGAAAAGGAGAAGTTAAGAGATTTACAATGGAGTGAAAATGATGAATGACCATCAGGAGTTAGGATGAACAATTGTATTTGACCTAACCTAGAATCAGTGAACAATcaagtattttattttgttatttccgaggatgatgatgatcatcataataataatttagtcATTAAAATATATCGAGGTTTTAAATTTGCTAATCATGATTCATTTCTTTGGATGTTGAACAACTTGTCATAAGTGGTTAAACATTCTTATTTTCTTGTTCTTGACCTAATGttaattacaaaatttaaagattttttgcTTCCATGAAGAAATTAAGAGACTTATAATGAATTGGAGACAATGAATGATAATTAGGAGTTTGGGATGAATAATCGCTTACAATGGTTGGAAGTGGAGGCGTTAAAAGGATTATAATGGAGTAGAGATGGGAATAGAAATGGAGAAGTTAAGAGACTTACAATTGAGTGGAGTTGATGGATGACCATCAACAGTTAGGATAAACAATTATATTTGATGTAACCTAGAATTAGTGAAtggttaaatattttattttattaattaattttgagactgatgatgatgatgatgatgatgatgatgatcataataataataataataatagtcattaattaaaatatatcgaTAATTTAAATTTACCAATCATGACTTATCTCTTTTGAATCCCTTGTAACtctttttttatgttgtttaaTTAATCTAGTTAAGAGACTTATAATGTAGTGGAGATGATGAACGATTATAATGAGTTTAGATGAATAATTGTATTTTACCTAACTTATAATTAGTGAATAATGAAAtactttattttgttaattttgagaataatgatgataataataaaaatatcttaatatttttaatttgccAATCATGACTTACCTCTTTTGAATCCATGACTTATCTCTTTTAAACGTGGTaactccttttaaaaaaaaatttatttaacctatttaatccaaattaaattttaatataaaattctcaaattttgtttttttggcttttcacTTATTAACCAcctattttaaataattccGATATGATAAGTATTTTTACAATATATAGTTGcctatttttctaattaataattttttatttataatttttaaaattttaaaactaggTCATCTTTCCCACGTATATCAAGCCTTAgatcagaattttttttcaaacttcttttctctaaataattttcaaacatgcttttattaaacatgagaaaaaaaaagtttttattttaaaatataatatttttatttatttaatatcacaaaaagtggaaacaaagaaaagtttttattttaaataaattttttaattcccaaaaaGTAAAAAGAGAATGCATGGTGGTCAAAGACTCAAAATCGTCAGAAGAAACGCGCTGCCCAAAATGTTCCTCGAAGCTCGTGTTCGTGGCCTGCACCCGTTCTTTGGTAGCAGACTATTTTAAATAATGGCAATTTTGCCCTTTTCCGGACACTTCTCTAAGTGGCTAGGGCGGGGGCTATCCAtcataattttacaaaaactaAGGGTGaatttcacaattatttacaaatattaaaaatattagtttaagAATTAGATAACAGgagcaattttattttcttttaagtagaaaacatttcaaaaaatatgtaaaaaataattatataaatatagagaataatttataattatttttaaaatattttttaaaaacatagaaaataggttTCACGTTCCCTAATAGactttaattttatagaaatattttatgtttttaaatagaatttaattctacaaaatataaattcaaaaatttgaaactaatgtagtttaagaaaataaaaaggaaattaattttgatgGAGAAGATGAAacggaagaaaaggaaagaaaaagacaaaataataaaaaaaaaaaaaggagacaaGATTGGAGGTTTGGGCCTTGATGGGTGGATATGgataagaaagaagaaaataataacacTTTTGGGATTATCTTTTCAATTCTGTCAAACCCTCTTTCACCTCAGCCCTTTGATTTGCATTTAATTTCctaacttttaatttaatttttcctaaacaatattaaaaaaattaaatatattaaaattaattaaaaatttatataaatataaaatgtaaaaaaaatgattttatttaattttaaatttatttttatttttttaataaataaccGCTggatatatattaaatttaaatccaaaATATTGATATTCTATTCCAAGTACAAATAGATgagaataataaatcaataattcaTGTCCTCTCCCCTCAATAATGCAACTCTCAATCCTTCCAAAATTCGATACCCCTCAATAATGCAACTCTCAATCCTTCCAAAATTCGATAAAAAGCCAGTGTTAAAAatccaaagtaaaaaaaaaataaaatcatgaaataaattcaaaaaataaaataaaggattaCAACAAGAAATCCAAGGTGTTTGTGTTAAAAatccaaagtaaaaaaaaaaaaaaaaatcatccacactccaaatgaagaaataaattcaaaaagtaaaataaaggaTTACAACAAGAAATCCAAGGTGTTTTTTTAGATGCGGTATCTGTCAAGTGGGTCTTTGAGGAGGAGCCTTTCATGGTAGACTCTCCAAGCGTAGTCCTCGAAGCTAAAGGATCTGAACAAAGGCCtttcaccttcttcttcttcttcttcttctttggatGTTCCAGATGTGGAACCAGCTTCAGTCTGTTCTTCAGCTTTGTGGGGTTGGGTTCCATGATCAGCAGGAGGCAGatgaggaagaagaggaagaggagaGACATTAGGGGTGTCCAAAGGGAGAGTCAGCAGTAGCGCCATTGATACGCTGCGAGAGCTCTTCCCTGCTTCTGATCCTCTGTTCACCACTGCTCTTCCTCTCACTTTCTTCAGCTTCCCATTACTCCACACCTAAATGAATCCAAAGTTAGACTTGCCATGCATTACTGTTTTAATCATCACTTTAACATTAAACATCAACTAAAAATCACTGAAAGGGCTTGGTTaattgcttatggcaaaagtaaAACAGGTAagtgaattttaattttgtatttatccttttgtaaaataaaattttttattatgaaataatcttatattatcaaatttaattattagtttctTCATGTAAAGAaagtaaaattagaaaataaccttttttaattgatgtaattaaactctatttttaataatttatcaatgTTTTCTAATAGTTTAAATTGTAACTtcacatgatatatatatatatatatatatatatatattaatcataGTGTTATCCTTTAGCTGTTTTCATGATGAGGAGTACAATTTAGaaattctcattattttataaatcaatatcGCTATCATGCCTGAATTTCTAAATcttgaaataatatatgcttGCGTGGCCGTCCCAAAATATAGGTGGAGGGCCCTTATAAAAGATACGCTATGATTATTGGGTCCAGTTGGCGGCTCCTAGTTTTGAGTGAAATTACTACGCTTTTTAGAAGCATTTTTCCCTTCCTAAAGTTGTTCTCAGCTAACAACCGGGCCCAATTCtatttttactttcaaaaaacaaaaacaacacaGTGATTTCAAAAACACAACAGATCTCACCTGGGCAATGTCTCCAACCGTGACCATGACCGAGTCGACTCGTGGTAACACGGTAATCCAACCCGAGTCAACCAGCAACGAATGCTTCTGGCTCGTGATCTGGTACTGTAACCCGATTATATACGGGTAGACACGACCCGATAGATCAGGTTTATTTCCAGGAACGTCTTCAGAGATCCACATTAGGGGACAGACCCGATTGGATCCGGATCGAAAAGGGTTTTCGAACCCGGCTGCGCGAGCTAGCGAGTCGAGGACGTCGAGACCGAGTTTCTCCATTGCACGAGTGAACTCGCGCAGGGAAGATAAGGAGAGGTGAGTTGACTCAGTGGAACAGGAGGATTCGAGGCAGAAGGCTTCACCGGCTCCGTCTTCCTCATCCTCGTCGGCGTCGAAGCCGAGGGGCCAGTTTTTGGGGAAGGAGTGTTGTTTCTGGGGGCGAGGAAGGTCGAAGAGGGCGAGCGAGTCGGACTCGGCTGAGCGAGCGAGTTGGGAGGGTATGGGGTGGTCGATGAGTTGGAAGAAGCCGTGTTGAGAAGAGGAGGAGAGCAGGTCGCTGAGGAGATTAAGGTTTTGGTCGGAGAAAGAGATGGAAGGTGGAGAGGTGGCGCGTGGCGAGGCGCGAGTTGGGAGGGAGAGTGCGGGTGGAAGGCGCTGGAAGAGTCGGGAGATGGCGTCGGCCGCGTCCGAGGTGGACACGTGGCTGGGTTGGGTCGACGGCGTCGGCGGTGGAGCAACGGTGGTGCCGTATGGGTTTGGTGGTGGCGTGTGAGCTGATGACGCCATGTTCACTAACTCACGAGAGAGAGATGGCTATGCTTTCAGAGTTAGGTGTATATTTGAATAGAATCTTCTGAATGGTTCCAGCATGCCACTCACACGTGTGAACATGTCtacacattttttaataaataatataaataatcatttttttttcaaatcattgCAAATACTCGCAAGaatataatacatggaataaaaaTTACTATACCTTAAGCATTTTTTATGcatattcatttatatatttggaATAAGTAGATTTGAAGTTAAAGCAACAAAGCAAGTAATGTGCTTTTAGGCTTTAGTGCTTTAGAATAAATGTCTAAGGGGAGTTGTCTAATTTGAAGATTATGATGGGAGTAGAGagtttatgagaaaaaaaatggatactTTAGGGGGCAAGTGGCAGGCTGTTGCCCTGTTGTGAGGGGAGTTGTGCCTCTTGTGGAGGTGGCAGGTGAGGTGTGCCTCTGCCCTTCTGCCTGCTTTTTTGCTTAGAGCAAAAGCACTTGTTAATATAAACTATAAACAAAGGccagaaaaaatataaaataaattaaataatacatgcaataataaagaaatggggacaaaaatttgtaaaatataaagCACGCCCGTGCCTGCAATCAGGTatgggaatatttttcttttgaatagaCGGTGGAATTAATAAAGTAAATGtggagttaaaatattttaataaattaggagatttttagaaaaattatttttcattgcataatatattaaatatttttatattcaaaatgtaactaatttttttgaaaaatatttttataaaaacacacTTCCGAGTTGAATAGATATTGTTTCATTTGAAATAccttcacaactttaaaacataactataaaattaaaaggaatttatatatatatatgaagcgTTGAAAACTTTTTTTCCGATCTAATGTTGGTCATCACAATCACTTTATACAAACACAACATCCTTATTATATTACATAGGACTTTGAAGCCAAATAGATTTGATGTGATATGAAATATTTACAATCATCTTTTATGTAAATACAACATCATCGTTGTTTTTCAACGGATTTCGAGTAAAATAAATGCACCCTTTAAAGGAGCTTAACAAACCCCCCACATTGGAGATATATCCTACTCTCAATCCAGTAAATATCATTTGTTCTCTTtactttaaaacatatttataatattaaaaaaaaaaactcatacttatataatattaaaactttttatcatataatatatcacaatttttaataaaaatggtaGGGATTAAAAGTGCTTTAACAAGACTCCAATAgaatccaaataattttttataattttttttaatggaatcaGATTAAAAGCGCTTTTAAATGAATCACTTACGGACTGGGCCTTATTTTATGTTCCAATTTGAACAATAAacccaaattatttttctctttttaaataatttcaatactATTGGTTTGGGCCGTGGACTTGGCCCATTCAAAGTTTAGAAAAAGGCCGAAGGCATGCAAAGCCCACGTTGACCGGAGACCCCACCCGCTCCATGGAATTCACAGATCTTCGATCTCCGAGCGAGCATAATCCGTGAAAAAAGAGTGTAGAAGTAGTTTCTCCGTGGCCCCCACTTCTTCATTCACCCAACGGTCAATACTCCTCCATCTCACCTAACAGGCCACACCTCACCGCACATCGTCTTCAACCGTCGACTAATCATCTCCGGCGAACCTCCGCAGAATCACGTATCCGTCACCGTCGCAGCTCTCCGATTCGGTCGGCCATGTTGGCGAAGCTCTTCCAAAAATCCATTCTCTCACCTCGTCACgtaatttctcaaatttctaaCCCATTGTTGAAAAAACTGTGATTCTTTGATTTAAATCCATATTTCTACTCTTAttagatcaatttttcaaaaacaaaaataattctttgaTTTCAATTCATGTTGTTCTTGTTGTCGTTGTTGCTGATGATGATCGCCTAGGGTTTCAGAGCTTCCCTGAAGCTCAAGAAAGGAGGATTCTTTTTTAGTTATGGCTATATTTACATGTGGTTCTCTGCAATGTGTTTTTGTTTCAGCATGATGCTGAACGGAGAAGTGTCACATCGGCGGACTTGGATCCACGTGTTGTTCTTCATTATGGGATTCCATCTACTGCGTCCATTCTGGCCGTCGACCCCATTCAAGGACTCTTGGCAGTGGGAACTCTGTGAGTTAATGCAATAATTGAGATTCCTTGATAATAAATACATCATGGTTGAGTGGAATATAAAACAAACATCTATGGGTTACTGACATGGATTTttctatgataaaaaaattgttttttggatAAGATGATTGATATTGAATTTATTCTCTATTGTGCacattaaagaaattaaagctGGTATGCTTTATGATGAAGGTTGGATAAACCACCGTATTAGACTTCATGAATAATCACTTTCAAGCATACAAGTTTTATGACGTGTGGAGCGTTTTTGTTATGAATGATAATGGATTTTTAGCTGCTCTATTTACTAGAATAGAGCACTTGATGAACTGGTTGGGAATCAAGAAAGGAGGCTTTATAGGGCTGGAGTTATGGTGTCTTAATTATTGTTCTTGGTATTTGATTATTGCAGGGATGGTAGGATAAAAGTGATAGGTGGTGATAATATTGAATGCCTTCTGATTTCTCCCAAGCAGTTGCCATTCAAGAACCTAGAGGTATGTAGGTTGAAATGCACAATCAACTTATGGGTGTTGTATATAGAGGCTCTGTATAGGTGATTTGAGGACTTGGTTATCCAAATTATAGGAAATGATCGTCATTTTGACTAGACATTCATCCAGGAAAGGATCATGTTGAATGCTTAGTTTAGTATATTTTGCAGAACCGTCATAACTGAAATGTTCTGTATCTGCTTTAGCGAAACAGCTTACCATCATTTGCTTCATAACCTAGCCAAGGTTACTTGACGGTTTAATACATTGccttttgttttgtatttttttctaaacaGTTCCTACGCAACCAAGGTTTTCTAGTCAGTGTctcaaatgaaaatgaagtgcAGGTAATGATTTTTCATAGGCCTCCTGTTTCTTGTGAATTGCTTCTGTACCAGATATTGTTTGCATCTTTCTACAGAGATTCTCATTATCTTGATCCCTTGTTTTTGTTATCACTAACCAGTATCTGTTCGTTTAATAGGCTTTGATCTTGGCAGGTTTGGGATCTGGAATGCAGGCATCTTGCTTCTAATTTACAGTGGGAGTCCAATATAACTGCTTTCTCTGTTATCTATGGTACACAGTACATGTATGATATTGGGaaggatttttgttttattgtatTTTCATTTGGCGTTATTGGGTAAAATGTTTGTGATGACTTGGTACATGATGTAAACACTGTTACTCTCTGATTTTGTTTTAGGTATGTTGGGGATGAACATGGATCATTGTTTGTGTTAAAGTATGATCATCAAGAAGGAAAGCTTCTGCATCAGCCATATCACATTCCTGCAAATGCTGTTGCTGGTAATGGCTTTGTTGCTCGGTAACTACTAGTAAATGTCACCCACATGGAGTTAACCCATACTCTGCTAAAGCTTCCCTTGTATCATTTGCTTCTTTAGTTTTATAAATTCCTCAGTTAAGTAATTGCATTTCTACAGTCTCAGATTAGTTTAAGGTACCATTTGGGATTGATCCTAGACCCCACAGAATcacttttataataattttttataactattaaaatatataaaaagttattCTCAAAGAATCTAACCTACTTTGGCAgcaattttgagaaattaaaggtTGCTTTTTGTAAGtgattttttgagaatttgctTATTATGTCatcaaatcattttctttcgTGATTTCTCTGTGTATATATTTCTCTTCTCAGTGTCTTCTACTTTTGAAGCTTTTCCCTTTCACTCTCCTCCTTTCTTCCACTTCAATATTTCATTCAAACTAACCAAATGGAGATATGCTGAATACTTctacatgtgtgtgtgtgcatgtagtaccaataaattttttcaaaaaattctctttgctttgttttggttcatttcaaatcaaataatgtGTAAATATtacttacaaaattttcaagtcttTCATCATTAAGCAATGTCACAATTGATGTGAGGttcaaaattttagaacttGGTACTAGATAGTGAAAAGACAACTTGGTTAAAGATACACTTTCATCTAATCTAGCTCTATCACTTGGATAGCCAATAAAATCATGCTAAAGGCTTGTCAAAATGACATTTAGATTAATTGAACAGCTGCTATGACTAATTCTCCTCTGGAATTTATAggagaaatttatttttaaaatttaggaataaaaaaattgtttatccctcttttttaaaaaaaaattgtcatcatattaaaaaaatgtaaaaacatGTTTCAAACAtgatcttaaaaaatattttcaaaattttagttaaaaattttgaaaacaaaaatgtaacTAGACATACcctaaatgatataaaaatttgtttaattaaagGCGATTCATATTGAATTAGAGAAAGTTGACTAAATTGTTAACATCCCTATTTTTTGTCATTACACATGTCTGTAGTAGTTCTTATTATCCAGTTTACCGAACACTCCAACTGTTGCTTTTAGAACCATAGCACAACACTTTTGAAATTATAGTTTACCAAATGCTCAATTGCTTTTTgctaaattgatttttctttcagcaaaattaatagtgattttcttaaaagttatgACAATACCAAATTTTTAGTTACCCTCAAGATGACTATCGGTAAGTAGAGGCACAATATGCTAATAATCTATATACAGTTCTTTGAAGCTGAATCCTGTTTTAAATTGTTTCCATGGCTTCTTGTTCATTTCTCTCATCTATTCTATTGCTCTCCCAAAGTAATCCCTTTGAGAATTTCTCTTAGCTACCCCTTCCCCCCccccaacacacacacacaaatccaaaaaaa
This DNA window, taken from Vitis riparia cultivar Riparia Gloire de Montpellier isolate 1030 chromosome 13, EGFV_Vit.rip_1.0, whole genome shotgun sequence, encodes the following:
- the LOC117927687 gene encoding gibberellin 2-beta-dioxygenase 3 gives rise to the protein MASSAHTPPPNPYGTTVAPPPTPSTQPSHVSTSDAADAISRLFQRLPPALSLPTRASPRATSPPSISFSDQNLNLLSDLLSSSSQHGFFQLIDHPIPSQLARSAESDSLALFDLPRPQKQHSFPKNWPLGFDADEDEEDGAGEAFCLESSCSTESTHLSLSSLREFTRAMEKLGLDVLDSLARAAGFENPFRSGSNRVCPLMWISEDVPGNKPDLSGRVYPYIIGLQYQITSQKHSLLVDSGWITVLPRVDSVMVTVGDIAQVWSNGKLKKVRGRAVVNRGSEAGKSSRSVSMALLLTLPLDTPNVSPLPLLPHLPPADHGTQPHKAEEQTEAGSTSGTSKEEEEEEEGERPLFRSFSFEDYAWRVYHERLLLKDPLDRYRI